In the Candidatus Omnitrophota bacterium genome, CATCTCCCCTCCCGCCTCGCCCAAGAAAACGTCGATCCCCGCATCCCATGGCTTTACAACTTCAAACTTGACTTTCGCTTTCGCTAACCGTAGAGTCAAATTTTCTCCCCCTTATAAATCCTTGAAGCTTGGGGGAGGTCTAGGAGGGGGTTGAGATAAGTCTAACAAAATCAACCCCCCTCTAACTCCCCCCAAGCTTGGGGGGAGAATTGAAAAGAAAATTATACCATTTTTACAAGAACCTCAAACGAATGCTAGATGCTCTAAACAGCTATGTCGATTTATTCCGCGATTCGCATACATTCCGCATCGCGGGAGAGATGGCTTTGTTGTTTTACTCCATTTTGCCCGGCTTGATTGTTGGACTCTTTTTATCGACCTGGCTGCTGGCGTGGAATCCCATCGAACGCATCCGAAATTGGCCGCGCTCGCGCAGCCTATTCGTTGTCATACTCATGGCCGCTGCCGGAGCCGTATCTCCCTTTTGCTCTTATTTGGCCGTTCCCGTTGCGGCCGTCTTGGTGGGGGGAGGCGTTCCTCCCGCGCCGGTGATGGCTTTCCTCTGCGCAACGCCGCTGATGAATCCAACGTTGTTCGCCATGACCTGGAGCGTATTCGGTTGGCCGATGGCCGCCGCCCGCGCTCTATCGGCGCTGGGATTCGGCATTCTCGGCGGACTCTTGGCTTATCGCTTTGAAGAGCGCATCCGAAAGTTCATCCAAGATCGTCCGGCGCAAGCCTTGTTCTGCCATTCGAATCATGACGGCGGCGCTTCTTTCGCCCAACGTTGGCGGCGTGCGTTCTGGCATACGGGATGGTTCGTAGTGAAATACGTTGGTCTGGGAATCGCCATCGCCGCCATCGTCAAGGAATTTATTCCGATAACGTGGGTGGAAGCGGCGGTGGGGCGCGGTTATGGGCGCGGCGTATTGGTAGGATCACTGCTTGGCATACCCCTCTACGCCTGCGGAGGCGGGACTATCCCCTTCATCCAAGTATTAATGAGCATGGGCATGTCCCCCGGCGCCGCTCTCGCGTTTTTCGTAGCAGGACCGGCGACGAAGTTGCCGACGCTGGCTGCTATGAAAGTGACGCTGGGCGCATCTATGACGGCGTGTTACGTTAGCCTGAGCATCGCATGGTCGTTGCTGGCGGGGATGCTTTTTCAGTTTTTAATTTCTTAACATACCCAGAGCGGGATATTGGTTTCATCAATGAATAGGCGGAAAGGGATTATGAAATT is a window encoding:
- a CDS encoding permease, whose amino-acid sequence is MKRKLYHFYKNLKRMLDALNSYVDLFRDSHTFRIAGEMALLFYSILPGLIVGLFLSTWLLAWNPIERIRNWPRSRSLFVVILMAAAGAVSPFCSYLAVPVAAVLVGGGVPPAPVMAFLCATPLMNPTLFAMTWSVFGWPMAAARALSALGFGILGGLLAYRFEERIRKFIQDRPAQALFCHSNHDGGASFAQRWRRAFWHTGWFVVKYVGLGIAIAAIVKEFIPITWVEAAVGRGYGRGVLVGSLLGIPLYACGGGTIPFIQVLMSMGMSPGAALAFFVAGPATKLPTLAAMKVTLGASMTACYVSLSIAWSLLAGMLFQFLIS